From the genome of Mycobacterium dioxanotrophicus, one region includes:
- a CDS encoding TRAP transporter substrate-binding protein: MTIDRRRLLAGVPAAMAGTALFAGATTACATTDSGKASGVDGPQVHWRMMVSWPKDLSIMYGGAQFVADRVKAMTGGRFTIDLHVEGELDTKDDLMTAVSKGFVECGHSSSDYYADKNAGLTFGSGAPFGLTAAEHASWLRFGGGMELIGGLYDQFGIVYFPAGNTGAQMGGWFNKEINSTDDLKGLRMRIGGIGAEVMKTFGVTPVDVPYLKLADAIKSGQLDAAEFVAPFDDAELGLNKVAKFYYSPGWWQIGDQLDFIVNKKAFHDLPAEYQQIVESAAWEANQRVVAEYDAKNGNALTDLVKGGTQLREFPIDMMRTAFAVMEGIHVRESAKSADYQRVFESWNAFRWMVKKWHVFIESPVMRSNVFTDPPPRQ, encoded by the coding sequence ATGACAATTGACAGACGCCGACTGCTGGCCGGAGTACCGGCCGCAATGGCGGGTACCGCACTCTTCGCCGGCGCCACCACCGCATGTGCCACAACGGATTCGGGCAAGGCCTCGGGCGTCGACGGCCCCCAGGTGCACTGGCGCATGATGGTGAGCTGGCCGAAGGACCTGAGCATCATGTACGGCGGCGCCCAGTTCGTGGCCGATCGGGTGAAGGCGATGACCGGCGGCCGGTTCACCATCGACCTGCATGTCGAAGGCGAGCTCGACACCAAAGACGACCTGATGACCGCGGTCAGCAAGGGCTTCGTCGAATGCGGTCACAGCTCCTCGGACTACTACGCGGACAAAAATGCCGGACTGACGTTCGGATCCGGGGCGCCGTTCGGGTTGACCGCGGCAGAACACGCCTCGTGGCTGCGGTTCGGCGGCGGAATGGAGCTCATCGGCGGACTCTACGACCAGTTCGGCATCGTGTATTTCCCCGCAGGCAATACCGGCGCACAGATGGGCGGCTGGTTCAACAAGGAGATCAACAGCACCGACGATCTCAAAGGGCTGCGCATGCGCATTGGTGGGATCGGGGCCGAGGTCATGAAAACCTTCGGCGTCACCCCGGTCGACGTTCCGTATCTCAAGCTGGCCGACGCCATCAAGTCCGGCCAACTCGACGCTGCGGAGTTCGTCGCCCCGTTCGACGACGCCGAACTCGGACTGAACAAGGTGGCGAAGTTCTACTACTCACCGGGCTGGTGGCAGATCGGCGATCAGCTGGATTTCATCGTCAACAAGAAGGCCTTCCACGACCTGCCCGCCGAGTATCAGCAGATCGTCGAATCCGCGGCATGGGAAGCCAACCAGCGAGTGGTCGCCGAGTATGACGCGAAGAACGGCAACGCGTTGACGGACCTGGTCAAGGGCGGGACGCAGCTGCGCGAGTTTCCCATCGACATGATGCGCACCGCCTTCGCCGTGATGGAGGGCATCCACGTCCGTGAGAGCGCCAAGAGCGCCGACTACCAACGAGTGTTCGAGTCGTGGAACGCCTTCCGATGGATGGTGAAGAAGTGGCATGTCTTCATCGAAAGTCCGGTGATGCGGTCGAACGTCTTCACCGACCCGCCTCCGCGGCAATAG
- a CDS encoding sodium:solute symporter, with protein sequence MDVAVVAIYIVAMIAFGFWGKRKATTQSDFLVAGRRLGPFLYSGTMAAIVLGGASTIGGVGLGYQYGISGMWLVVAIGVGILLLSLLFAGRIQRLRVYTVSQMLELRYGPGSSVLSGLVMWGYTLMLSVTSTIAYATIFGALFDMAKVPSIILGGSVVILYSTLGGMWSITLTDFVQFIIKTIGIFFILLPIVVIRAGGFSGMIAKLPSDATSWTAIGGSTIVTYFVIYTFGLLIGQDIWQRVFTARSPGVARWAGTAAGVYCLLYAAAGALIGMAAHVLLPKLDARDDAFARIVEAQLHPLLAGLVLAAALAAVMSTSSGALIATATVFSQDIVARLRHHDVESGSEHDHVRNNRLYVAGFGVVMVIIACVLQDVVAALTVAYDILVGGLLVPILGGLVWRRGTNVGAVMAMAVGTLATLVTMVSTDIFANEPIYVGLASGLVVYVVGSLASKPTAPAILAEWDRRSRGESTVEQPANEIA encoded by the coding sequence ATGGACGTCGCAGTTGTTGCGATCTACATCGTCGCTATGATCGCATTCGGCTTCTGGGGTAAACGCAAGGCAACGACCCAATCCGACTTCCTCGTGGCCGGCCGTCGGCTCGGGCCCTTCCTGTATTCCGGGACGATGGCCGCCATCGTGCTCGGGGGAGCGTCCACCATCGGTGGTGTCGGACTCGGCTACCAGTACGGCATTTCCGGCATGTGGCTGGTGGTCGCCATCGGCGTCGGCATCCTGCTGCTGAGCCTGCTGTTCGCGGGCCGCATCCAACGGTTGCGGGTCTACACCGTCAGCCAGATGCTGGAGCTGCGCTACGGGCCGGGATCGAGCGTGCTGTCCGGTCTGGTGATGTGGGGCTACACCCTGATGTTGTCGGTCACCTCGACCATCGCGTACGCCACGATCTTCGGGGCACTGTTCGACATGGCGAAGGTCCCGTCGATCATATTGGGCGGCAGCGTCGTGATCCTCTACTCGACACTCGGCGGCATGTGGTCGATCACCCTGACCGACTTCGTGCAGTTCATCATCAAGACCATCGGCATCTTCTTCATCCTGCTGCCGATCGTGGTGATCCGCGCCGGCGGTTTCAGCGGCATGATCGCGAAGCTGCCGTCGGACGCCACGTCGTGGACCGCCATCGGCGGCAGCACCATCGTGACCTATTTCGTCATCTACACCTTCGGTCTGCTGATCGGCCAGGACATCTGGCAGCGCGTGTTCACCGCCCGTAGCCCGGGCGTGGCCCGCTGGGCGGGCACGGCCGCCGGCGTCTACTGCCTGCTGTACGCCGCCGCCGGGGCATTGATCGGGATGGCTGCGCACGTGCTGCTGCCCAAGCTGGATGCCCGTGACGATGCCTTCGCCCGGATCGTCGAGGCCCAGTTGCATCCGCTGCTGGCCGGTCTGGTGCTCGCCGCTGCACTGGCCGCGGTGATGTCGACCTCCAGCGGTGCACTGATCGCCACCGCCACCGTGTTCAGCCAGGACATCGTGGCCCGGCTGCGGCACCACGATGTCGAGTCCGGCAGTGAACACGACCACGTCCGCAACAACCGCCTCTACGTGGCCGGGTTCGGGGTGGTCATGGTGATCATCGCCTGCGTGCTGCAAGACGTGGTCGCGGCCCTGACGGTGGCCTACGACATCCTCGTGGGCGGCCTGCTCGTACCGATCCTCGGCGGACTGGTGTGGCGTCGCGGCACCAACGTCGGTGCCGTCATGGCCATGGCCGTCGGGACACTGGCCACGCTGGTCACGATGGTCTCCACCGACATCTTCGCCAACGAGCCCATCTACGTCGGACTGGCCTCGGGCCTGGTGGTGTACGTGGTCGGGAGTCTCGCCAGCAAGCCGACCGCGCCGGCGATCCTGGCCGAATGGGACCGGCGCAGCCGTGGCGAGTCGACGGTCGAGCAGCCTGCGAACGAAATCGCTTGA
- a CDS encoding 5-guanidino-2-oxopentanoate decarboxylase, with translation MTDYRNGGAAVVETLAVHGVDTIFGIPGTHNLEIYRHLRDAGIRAVTPRHEQGAGYAAEAYARVSGRPGVVVATSGPGLTNAMTAAATAYAESQPMLVLSSGMPTGAEGRDLGQLHEAKNISGAMNELVRWSRRVRSADEAAEAVTEAFGSFTGRRPRPVHIEIPIDVLESPWSGRARQCVKLVAPQADPETVRRAAAALAAAEAPLIIAGGGAVDAQRELTALAELLGAPVATTVNGKGAVSEAHPLSVGASVRLRTVQNAAAESDALLLIGTELGDSDLWEGQIRGKVVIRCDIEPGQLDKNCPADIALLGDAATTLAALAASLPDRPATDGSARAAVLRAECVSEATVDAGPHVEINAAVRAALPAEAILTGDSSQVTYFGSVHFFDVPGPRQFCYMPGYATLGYGLPAGLGASIARPDVPVAVLLGDGALMFSVQELITLVEQRLPVPVVVVDNGGYREIREQQASRGIAPIGVDLRTPDLAAMAIAMGANGIRTTSTDEVTDLVRAALGADGPTLIHLDLR, from the coding sequence ATGACCGACTACCGTAACGGCGGCGCCGCCGTCGTGGAAACCCTTGCCGTGCATGGTGTCGACACCATCTTCGGGATCCCGGGCACTCACAACCTGGAGATCTACCGCCACCTCCGCGATGCCGGAATCCGCGCCGTGACACCCCGCCACGAGCAGGGCGCGGGCTACGCCGCCGAGGCCTACGCCCGCGTCTCGGGCCGGCCGGGCGTCGTGGTCGCCACCAGCGGCCCCGGGTTGACCAACGCCATGACCGCGGCCGCCACCGCCTACGCCGAGTCTCAGCCGATGCTGGTGTTGTCCTCGGGCATGCCGACCGGCGCCGAAGGACGCGATCTCGGTCAGCTCCACGAGGCCAAGAACATCAGCGGGGCGATGAACGAACTGGTGCGCTGGAGCCGTCGGGTGCGCAGCGCCGACGAGGCCGCCGAGGCGGTGACCGAGGCGTTCGGCAGCTTCACCGGCCGCAGGCCGCGTCCGGTGCACATCGAGATCCCGATCGACGTACTGGAGTCCCCCTGGTCGGGACGCGCTCGTCAATGCGTGAAACTGGTTGCGCCGCAGGCTGATCCGGAGACGGTGCGACGTGCCGCCGCCGCGTTGGCCGCTGCGGAGGCGCCGCTCATCATCGCCGGGGGAGGAGCCGTCGACGCGCAGCGCGAGCTCACCGCACTGGCCGAACTGCTCGGCGCTCCCGTCGCCACCACCGTCAACGGCAAAGGCGCTGTCTCCGAAGCACATCCGCTTTCGGTCGGCGCGTCGGTGCGGCTGCGGACCGTGCAGAACGCCGCCGCCGAAAGCGACGCCCTGCTGCTCATCGGGACCGAGCTCGGCGATTCCGACCTGTGGGAAGGGCAGATCCGGGGCAAGGTGGTGATCCGGTGCGATATCGAACCCGGCCAGCTCGACAAGAACTGCCCCGCTGATATCGCGCTGCTGGGCGATGCAGCCACGACACTGGCCGCGCTGGCGGCATCGCTGCCCGACCGGCCGGCGACCGACGGATCTGCGCGGGCCGCGGTACTGCGCGCCGAGTGTGTTTCCGAGGCCACCGTCGACGCCGGGCCCCACGTCGAGATCAACGCCGCCGTGCGGGCCGCATTACCGGCCGAGGCGATCCTCACCGGAGACAGCTCGCAGGTCACGTATTTCGGCTCGGTGCACTTCTTCGATGTGCCCGGCCCGCGGCAGTTCTGCTACATGCCCGGCTACGCCACACTGGGCTACGGCCTGCCGGCCGGCCTTGGGGCATCGATCGCCCGACCGGACGTGCCGGTCGCCGTGCTGCTCGGCGACGGTGCGTTGATGTTCTCCGTCCAGGAACTCATCACCCTTGTGGAACAACGGCTTCCGGTGCCGGTGGTCGTCGTCGACAACGGCGGCTACCGCGAGATCCGCGAGCAGCAGGCGAGCCGCGGCATCGCCCCGATCGGCGTCGACCTGCGTACGCCCGATCTGGCCGCCATGGCAATCGCCATGGGCGCCAACGGTATCCGCACCACATCCACCGACGAGGTGACCGACCTGGTGCGCGCCGCTCTGGGCGCCGACGGGCCGACCCTGATCCACCTGGACCTGCGCTGA
- the speB gene encoding agmatinase, translated as MTQQTPHSTPVGPVDATKVPRYAGPATFARLPRTDEVPHTDVAVVGVPFDSGVSYRPGARFGPGHIRASSKLLRPYHPRLDVEPFAAQQVADAGDIAVNPFDLNEAISTIEYASDQLREGGTKLITLGGDHTIALPLLRSLHRDHGPIAVLHFDAHLDTWDTYFGAPYTHGTPFRRASEEGLLDKEHCLHVGTRGPLYASTDLADDKVLGFQVLGSDDFQIDGLAAVIERMRARLGEAPVYVSVDIDVLDPAHAPGTGTPEAGGMTSRELLHCLRNLVGLNVVGADIVEVAPAYDHAEITGIAAAHVAYELMSVLATNTGA; from the coding sequence ATGACCCAGCAGACACCTCACAGCACACCGGTCGGACCCGTCGACGCCACCAAGGTGCCGCGGTACGCCGGTCCCGCCACGTTCGCGCGGCTGCCCCGCACCGACGAGGTGCCGCACACCGATGTCGCCGTGGTCGGTGTCCCGTTCGACTCCGGGGTCTCCTACCGCCCGGGTGCGCGGTTCGGCCCAGGCCACATCCGCGCCTCGTCCAAGCTGCTGCGGCCCTACCACCCCCGCCTCGACGTGGAGCCGTTCGCCGCGCAGCAGGTGGCCGACGCCGGCGACATCGCCGTGAACCCATTCGATCTCAACGAGGCCATCTCCACGATCGAATACGCCTCCGACCAACTGCGGGAGGGTGGCACGAAACTCATCACCCTCGGCGGTGACCACACCATCGCGCTGCCGTTGCTGCGATCCCTGCACCGCGACCACGGTCCGATCGCGGTCCTGCACTTCGACGCCCATCTCGACACCTGGGACACCTACTTCGGCGCGCCGTACACCCACGGAACCCCGTTCCGGCGGGCCAGCGAAGAGGGCCTGCTCGACAAGGAACACTGCCTGCACGTGGGCACCCGCGGGCCGCTCTACGCCTCGACCGACCTGGCCGACGACAAGGTACTCGGATTCCAGGTGCTCGGATCCGACGATTTCCAGATCGACGGTCTGGCGGCCGTAATCGAACGGATGCGGGCGCGTCTGGGTGAGGCACCGGTCTACGTCTCGGTCGACATCGACGTGCTCGATCCCGCCCACGCACCGGGCACCGGCACTCCTGAGGCCGGTGGCATGACCAGCCGTGAGCTGCTGCATTGCTTGCGAAACCTGGTGGGCCTCAACGTCGTCGGCGCCGACATCGTGGAGGTCGCCCCCGCCTACGACCACGCGGAAATCACCGGTATCGCCGCGGCGCATGTCGCATACGAGCTGATGTCGGTATTGGCCACCAACACGGGTGCTTGA
- a CDS encoding helix-turn-helix domain-containing protein — MGENRPIVFDNLSMLSIAELLADPDLRLSLVAGQDAVQDSEIEAAAVSELARPGPWLQGGELLLTIGLLLPGDFDGCRDYLADLKAAGVRAVALGLGGDLPHQCAPRRLIDAADEVGLPLLTVPDPVPFIAVTKAVFAHRARAERRELEWALQTQRALTAAAVSPGGLLGILAAHRTATGRTGVVIDLLGRVLAESDPGGDELSVALADQLTAVRDHGLAAAAVDISGGRRRELHGLGARRLRAWLLLDSPAEMPVAQQITGDLVSLLSLEIERRHGLDSGQRRGRAQVLDRLARATVDDVVAARWLTAVGVPDVDLRAAAVAAPQDADDLAADLLITLPDALVRVVDDVVELAVPRGTDLPGVLGTLAGHRAAGIGIGVRPGALAVSLRQARSALAASRVNGRHMPAEDIASSRLLLTAVGAEPLSAFADAVLGPLDAADRSAELLHSLTVFLENNGQWAPAAAALQVHRHTMRNRVDAIERLTGRRLDSVHDRHELWLALRARDAARMSTD, encoded by the coding sequence ATGGGCGAAAATCGCCCGATCGTGTTCGACAATCTGTCCATGCTGTCGATAGCCGAGCTGCTCGCCGATCCCGATCTGCGCCTGAGTCTCGTCGCAGGTCAGGACGCGGTCCAGGACAGTGAGATCGAAGCCGCGGCGGTCTCGGAACTGGCCCGCCCCGGTCCGTGGCTGCAGGGCGGTGAGCTGTTGCTGACCATCGGACTGCTGCTGCCCGGCGACTTCGACGGGTGCCGCGACTATCTCGCCGACCTCAAGGCCGCGGGAGTCCGTGCCGTCGCGCTGGGGCTCGGTGGCGATCTCCCCCATCAATGCGCGCCGCGCCGCCTGATCGACGCCGCCGATGAGGTGGGATTGCCGTTGTTGACCGTGCCCGACCCTGTGCCGTTCATCGCGGTCACCAAGGCGGTGTTCGCGCACCGGGCGCGAGCCGAACGGCGCGAACTGGAATGGGCTTTGCAGACCCAGCGGGCCCTCACCGCCGCTGCCGTCAGCCCCGGCGGGCTGCTCGGCATCCTGGCCGCGCACCGCACCGCGACCGGACGTACCGGGGTGGTGATCGATCTGCTCGGCCGGGTCTTGGCTGAATCCGACCCCGGCGGCGACGAGCTCTCGGTCGCCCTGGCGGATCAGCTGACCGCGGTACGCGACCACGGTCTCGCCGCCGCGGCCGTCGACATCAGCGGCGGCCGCAGGCGCGAACTGCACGGTCTGGGCGCCCGCAGGCTGCGCGCCTGGCTGCTGCTCGACAGCCCGGCGGAAATGCCTGTGGCCCAACAGATCACCGGCGACCTGGTGTCGCTGCTGTCGCTGGAGATCGAACGTCGTCATGGGCTGGACTCCGGCCAGCGCCGTGGACGCGCCCAGGTGCTGGATCGTCTCGCTCGGGCCACCGTCGACGACGTGGTGGCCGCGCGGTGGCTGACGGCGGTGGGCGTACCCGACGTGGATCTGCGGGCCGCGGCGGTGGCGGCCCCTCAGGACGCCGACGATCTGGCGGCGGATCTGCTGATCACCCTGCCCGACGCGCTCGTGCGCGTCGTCGACGATGTCGTGGAGCTCGCGGTTCCGCGCGGCACGGACCTGCCCGGCGTGCTCGGCACCCTGGCCGGACACCGCGCTGCGGGCATCGGGATCGGGGTGAGGCCCGGCGCTCTGGCAGTGTCGCTGCGGCAGGCGCGCTCGGCGCTGGCCGCCAGCCGGGTGAACGGCAGGCACATGCCCGCCGAGGACATCGCCAGCAGCCGGCTGCTGCTCACCGCCGTCGGAGCTGAGCCGCTGAGCGCCTTCGCCGACGCGGTGCTGGGCCCACTCGATGCGGCCGACCGCTCGGCCGAGCTGTTGCACAGCTTGACGGTGTTTCTGGAGAACAACGGGCAGTGGGCACCGGCGGCCGCGGCCCTGCAGGTGCACCGACACACGATGCGCAATCGCGTCGACGCCATCGAACGGCTCACCGGTCGCAGGCTCGACTCCGTGCACGATCGGCACGAGTTGTGGCTGGCGCTGCGGGCCCGGGACGCTGCGCGAATGTCGACCGACTGA
- a CDS encoding adenylate/guanylate cyclase domain-containing protein — protein sequence MPELVLSGQLPARTAHYAESLSSRLRVLTIATWIAASVSGFFGLFQLVVGGAIWRVGFLNLVFAALFVLVPLLYRFGELIAPLSFFVIAYVSVSLMCYQVGTGSGLQLYFLVSASLVVLVLGIERIGLAAVLVGLGVIASIALAFVAPVDRGLGPSWTLRFGFVVTTVSATVMVFATVWLALRENARAEAAMEAEYQRSEQLLANILPATVAARLKDPARTIIADKYDDASILFADIAGYTSRASDTAPADLVRFLDRLYTDLDALVDKHDLEKVKTSGDSYMVVSGVPKPRTDHVEALACFALDMADAVADLKDPQGRAVPLRIGLASGPVVAGVVGARKFFYDVWGDAVNVASRMETTDVAGRIQVPQNVYERISDRFVLEERGEVNIKGKGVMRTWYLVGRRDDEGRAAVETG from the coding sequence ATGCCCGAGCTGGTGTTGAGCGGCCAGCTGCCCGCCCGCACCGCCCACTACGCGGAGAGTCTGTCCAGCCGGCTGCGCGTGCTGACCATCGCGACCTGGATCGCCGCTTCGGTGTCAGGCTTTTTCGGCTTGTTCCAGCTCGTCGTCGGCGGGGCCATCTGGCGCGTCGGGTTTCTCAATCTCGTGTTCGCGGCGCTGTTCGTGCTGGTGCCGCTGCTGTACCGGTTCGGCGAGCTGATCGCACCGTTGAGCTTCTTCGTCATCGCCTACGTCTCGGTGTCGCTGATGTGTTACCAGGTCGGCACGGGATCAGGTCTGCAGCTGTACTTCCTGGTGTCGGCCTCGTTGGTGGTCCTGGTCCTGGGTATCGAGCGCATCGGTCTGGCTGCTGTGCTGGTCGGGTTGGGGGTGATCGCGTCGATTGCGCTGGCGTTCGTGGCCCCGGTCGACCGCGGCCTGGGCCCGTCGTGGACGCTGCGGTTCGGCTTCGTCGTGACGACCGTGTCGGCGACCGTGATGGTCTTCGCGACGGTGTGGTTGGCGTTGCGGGAGAACGCCCGCGCCGAGGCCGCGATGGAGGCCGAATACCAGCGCTCCGAGCAACTACTCGCCAACATCCTGCCTGCGACGGTCGCCGCACGTCTGAAGGACCCGGCCCGCACCATCATCGCCGACAAGTACGACGACGCGTCGATTCTGTTCGCCGACATCGCCGGTTACACCAGCCGGGCCAGCGACACCGCACCCGCGGACCTGGTGCGTTTCCTCGATCGGCTCTACACCGATCTCGACGCGCTCGTCGACAAGCACGATCTGGAGAAGGTGAAGACCAGCGGGGACTCGTACATGGTGGTATCCGGTGTGCCCAAGCCGCGCACCGACCATGTCGAGGCGTTGGCCTGCTTTGCCCTCGACATGGCCGATGCCGTCGCCGATCTCAAGGATCCTCAGGGCCGAGCGGTACCGCTACGCATCGGGCTCGCCTCCGGTCCCGTCGTGGCCGGCGTGGTGGGCGCCCGCAAGTTCTTCTACGACGTGTGGGGCGACGCCGTCAACGTCGCCTCCCGCATGGAGACCACCGACGTCGCCGGCCGAATCCAGGTGCCGCAGAACGTCTATGAGCGCATCAGCGACCGCTTCGTGCTCGAAGAACGCGGCGAGGTCAACATCAAGGGCAAGGGCGTGATGCGGACCTGGTACCTGGTCGGCCGCCGCGACGACGAAGGTCGTGCGGCCGTCGAGACCGGTTAG
- a CDS encoding Dps family protein: MSTRRIETEIQGFHATPQLSTHLQQVLVDLIELGLQGKQAHWNVVGTNFRDLHLQLDELVDFARTGSDTIAERMRALDAVPDGRSDSVSATTTVPEFPAYERNTTEVVDLVTTRIYAVVDTMRSVHDAVDAEDPSTADILHQLIDGLEKLAWLIKSENGKV, translated from the coding sequence ATGAGTACACGTCGAATCGAAACAGAGATCCAAGGTTTCCACGCCACACCGCAACTGAGCACCCATCTTCAGCAGGTGCTCGTCGACCTGATCGAACTCGGACTGCAAGGCAAGCAGGCGCACTGGAACGTCGTCGGCACCAACTTCCGCGACCTGCACCTGCAACTGGACGAACTGGTCGATTTCGCCCGCACCGGCAGCGACACCATCGCCGAACGGATGCGCGCACTGGACGCCGTCCCCGACGGCCGCTCCGACAGCGTGTCCGCGACGACCACGGTGCCGGAATTCCCTGCCTACGAACGAAATACGACCGAGGTGGTCGACCTCGTCACCACCCGCATCTACGCCGTGGTCGACACCATGCGCAGCGTGCACGACGCGGTCGACGCCGAGGACCCGAGCACCGCGGACATCCTGCATCAGCTCATCGACGGGCTGGAAAAGCTGGCCTGGTTGATCAAGTCGGAGAACGGCAAGGTCTAA
- a CDS encoding DUF2339 domain-containing protein: MTEPHRALISRLASDIAAINAYTGRVAADLAELDRLLTHQAPAPVAAPVAPYWAAGPYPAVPQVTPPVAVAPPAAAPTPPPRTERSEGWIGKVLAVAGVAVTLVGVVLLVVLAAQAGILRPEFRVAAGAALAAGLVAVSWWQQSRPGGRTGAIALAATGIAAAYIDVIAVTAIYHWVAAPVGLAIAAVIGGGGLVLARLWDSEQLGLLVLVPLTILAPVVTDGVTLLLIGFMLALSAATLPVQWGRDWMTVHVARVAAATAPLLFALAAATSEDLRLASACAVAAVLAVGAGVVLLRWTTNKAAMALTTAAGTVPLLCVSAATDRVVAALMIGALAAALVAVTAIGDRMPGVTTVVRQLWSALSAVAALIAVTVAFDGTVAGPVLLAMAIAVAVVARRSDVGRWAAIGFAVVGGGYFLSYAPPETLTQATELRAGVAVSVLTSSILAIAAAATIVWSWTGSRPAYDDTVRLLWVAAAAVIGYAVTTFTVTVGVLVGGAGAGFFGGHMIATICWIMIAAGLLYYAARLPKAQRSLPIVGGLALVAAAMAKLFLFDLGTLDGIFRVAVFIVVGLALLGMGAGYARLLSQQDKNGDQLTEPQV, from the coding sequence ATGACCGAACCGCACCGTGCCCTCATCTCCCGGCTGGCCTCGGACATCGCTGCGATCAACGCCTACACGGGAAGGGTCGCGGCCGACCTGGCGGAACTGGACCGGCTGCTGACACACCAGGCCCCTGCGCCTGTCGCGGCGCCGGTTGCTCCGTACTGGGCAGCGGGCCCGTACCCGGCGGTCCCGCAGGTGACCCCGCCCGTCGCGGTTGCGCCTCCGGCCGCCGCACCGACACCGCCGCCGCGCACCGAACGGTCCGAAGGCTGGATCGGCAAGGTGCTCGCGGTCGCCGGTGTGGCCGTGACGCTGGTCGGCGTCGTGTTGCTGGTGGTGCTGGCCGCACAGGCCGGCATCCTGCGGCCCGAGTTCCGCGTCGCGGCGGGCGCTGCGCTGGCGGCGGGTCTGGTCGCGGTCTCCTGGTGGCAACAGTCGCGGCCCGGCGGGCGCACCGGCGCGATCGCGCTGGCCGCGACCGGGATCGCGGCCGCCTACATCGACGTGATCGCCGTGACGGCGATCTATCACTGGGTTGCCGCGCCGGTCGGGCTCGCCATCGCGGCGGTCATCGGCGGTGGCGGGCTGGTGCTGGCTCGACTCTGGGACTCCGAACAACTCGGCCTGCTGGTTCTCGTGCCGTTGACCATCCTGGCCCCGGTCGTCACCGACGGCGTCACACTACTGCTGATCGGATTCATGCTGGCCTTGTCAGCGGCGACGCTGCCCGTGCAGTGGGGGCGGGACTGGATGACGGTGCATGTGGCGCGGGTCGCGGCGGCCACGGCACCGCTGCTGTTCGCGTTGGCAGCAGCGACATCGGAGGATCTGCGGTTGGCGTCGGCGTGCGCGGTGGCTGCGGTGCTGGCCGTGGGCGCCGGGGTGGTATTGCTGCGCTGGACCACCAACAAGGCCGCCATGGCGCTCACGACGGCGGCGGGAACCGTTCCACTGCTGTGCGTTTCGGCCGCGACGGATCGAGTGGTGGCTGCGCTGATGATCGGCGCGTTGGCCGCGGCCCTGGTGGCAGTCACCGCGATCGGCGATCGGATGCCCGGCGTGACGACCGTGGTGCGGCAGCTGTGGTCGGCGCTGTCGGCAGTTGCCGCCCTCATCGCGGTCACCGTGGCGTTCGACGGCACGGTAGCCGGCCCGGTGCTACTCGCGATGGCGATCGCCGTTGCCGTGGTTGCGCGACGCAGTGACGTCGGCAGGTGGGCGGCTATCGGGTTCGCGGTGGTCGGCGGCGGCTATTTCCTGAGCTACGCGCCGCCGGAAACCCTTACGCAGGCAACCGAACTCCGCGCGGGAGTCGCAGTGTCGGTGCTGACCTCGAGCATCCTGGCCATCGCCGCCGCAGCGACGATCGTGTGGTCGTGGACCGGCAGCCGACCTGCGTACGACGACACGGTTCGCCTGCTGTGGGTGGCCGCGGCGGCGGTGATCGGTTATGCGGTGACGACGTTCACGGTGACCGTCGGGGTGCTCGTAGGCGGTGCCGGCGCAGGATTCTTCGGCGGGCACATGATCGCGACCATCTGCTGGATCATGATCGCCGCCGGGTTGTTGTACTACGCCGCGCGCTTGCCCAAGGCCCAGCGGTCGCTGCCGATCGTGGGTGGTCTCGCGCTGGTGGCCGCCGCGATGGCCAAGCTGTTCCTCTTCGACCTGGGCACCCTCGACGGCATCTTCCGGGTCGCGGTGTTCATCGTGGTCGGGCTGGCGCTGCTGGGGATGGGGGCCGGATACGCCCGCCTACTCAGTCAGCAGGACAAGAACGGCGACCAGTTGACCGAACCGCAGGTGTGA
- a CDS encoding response regulator produces the protein MGESAPKVMVVDDHPIWRDAVARDLADDGFEVVATADGVAAARRRAAVVRPDVVVMDMRLTDGTGAQATAEVLAVSPDTKVLVLSASDERDDVLEAVKAGATGYLVKSASKAELGEAVRATAQGRAVFTPGLAGLVLGEYRRMAARPDRDAATPSLTERETEVLRYVAKGLSAKQIATRLSLSHRTVENHVQATFRKLQVANRVELARYAIEHGLDE, from the coding sequence ATGGGGGAGTCCGCACCGAAGGTGATGGTGGTCGACGACCATCCGATCTGGCGGGACGCGGTGGCGCGCGATCTTGCCGACGACGGATTCGAGGTGGTGGCAACGGCCGACGGCGTCGCCGCCGCTCGCCGCCGCGCCGCGGTGGTCCGGCCCGACGTGGTGGTGATGGACATGCGGTTGACCGACGGCACCGGCGCGCAAGCCACCGCCGAGGTGCTGGCGGTGTCCCCGGACACCAAGGTCCTGGTGTTGTCGGCGTCAGACGAGCGTGACGACGTACTCGAGGCGGTCAAGGCCGGGGCCACCGGCTATCTGGTCAAGAGCGCATCGAAAGCCGAACTGGGCGAAGCTGTTCGGGCGACCGCGCAGGGCCGGGCCGTGTTCACACCGGGTCTGGCCGGCTTGGTACTGGGCGAGTACCGACGCATGGCGGCGCGCCCTGACCGCGACGCCGCCACACCGAGCCTCACCGAACGGGAGACCGAGGTGCTGCGCTATGTGGCGAAAGGCTTGTCCGCCAAACAGATTGCCACCCGACTGTCGCTGAGCCACCGGACCGTGGAGAATCACGTCCAGGCCACATTCCGCAAACTGCAGGTGGCCAACCGGGTCGAGTTGGCCCGCTACGCCATCGAACACGGACTCGACGAGTAG